The following are encoded together in the Bacillus sp. V2I10 genome:
- a CDS encoding YuzB family protein, whose product MKLKPIIEFCISNLANGSQAALEKLEKDPNLDIIEYGCLGYCGKCYASLYALVNGEVVTGESSEELVKNIYDYLDENPMF is encoded by the coding sequence ATGAAGTTGAAACCAATAATAGAATTTTGTATAAGCAATTTAGCGAACGGTTCACAAGCTGCTTTGGAAAAGTTAGAAAAGGATCCTAATCTGGACATTATTGAATACGGATGTCTTGGATATTGCGGAAAATGCTATGCTTCTCTTTATGCCCTTGTAAACGGTGAGGTTGTAACTGGGGAATCATCTGAAGAGCTAGTTAAAAACATATATGATTACCTGGATGAGAATCCTATGTTCTAA
- the dapF gene encoding diaminopimelate epimerase: MKQFQFTKMHALGNNYIYVNMFEEQIEESKLPQLAKEVSNVFTGIGSDGLILICPSEKAPVKMRIFNSDGSEGKNCGNGLRCVAKYAFENKLIDEKEFSIETLSGLVHAKLEVKDNEVSGVTINMGQPKLVRAEIPMAGTPDEKVINEQLEFAGETYHATAVSMGNPHLIFYVDSIETAPVLTLGPRVEKDPLFPESINVEFVEVAAENELHFRVWERGSGVTQACGTGACAAVVSSVLNGHTKRGMDTTVHLAGGDLLINWKEEGNVLMTGPAEVICTGVYFYDK; this comes from the coding sequence ATGAAACAATTCCAATTCACAAAAATGCATGCACTCGGCAACAATTATATATATGTAAATATGTTTGAAGAACAAATTGAAGAGTCAAAACTTCCTCAGCTTGCAAAGGAAGTATCCAATGTATTTACAGGGATCGGTTCAGATGGACTTATCTTAATTTGTCCATCTGAAAAAGCACCAGTAAAGATGAGGATTTTTAACAGTGATGGTTCTGAAGGGAAAAACTGCGGAAATGGTCTTCGCTGTGTTGCAAAATATGCATTTGAGAATAAACTGATAGATGAAAAAGAATTTTCGATTGAAACACTTTCAGGTTTGGTTCATGCAAAGCTCGAAGTGAAAGATAATGAAGTCAGCGGAGTAACAATCAATATGGGGCAGCCAAAGCTTGTTCGGGCTGAAATTCCTATGGCCGGCACTCCTGATGAAAAAGTAATAAACGAACAGCTTGAATTTGCCGGTGAAACCTATCATGCTACAGCAGTTTCAATGGGAAATCCTCATCTTATTTTCTATGTGGACAGCATTGAAACAGCTCCAGTGTTAACACTTGGACCAAGGGTTGAGAAAGATCCTCTTTTCCCTGAAAGCATCAATGTAGAGTTTGTTGAAGTGGCTGCCGAAAATGAACTTCATTTCAGAGTGTGGGAAAGAGGTTCAGGTGTTACACAGGCATGCGGAACTGGTGCTTGTGCAGCCGTTGTCTCTTCTGTTCTCAATGGACATACGAAGAGAGGAATGGATACAACTGTTCATCTTGCCGGCGGGGATCTTCTTATTAATTGGAAGGAAGAGGGAAATGTTTTAATGACTGGCCCAGCGGAGGTTATCTGTACAGGTGTTTACTTCTACGATAAATAG
- a CDS encoding iron-sulfur cluster assembly accessory protein — MNDFVIITEAAAYQIKDMMKENGEEQAFLRVGVKGGGCSGLSYGMGFEQEPNEDDTQFEVHGINVLVDKESSLILKGTKIDFKESLMGGGFTIDNPNAIASCGCGSSFRTATNTGTPEEC, encoded by the coding sequence ATGAATGATTTTGTAATAATTACTGAAGCAGCAGCTTATCAGATAAAAGATATGATGAAAGAAAACGGCGAAGAGCAGGCTTTTCTGCGCGTTGGCGTAAAAGGCGGCGGCTGCAGCGGTTTATCTTACGGCATGGGTTTTGAACAAGAACCGAATGAGGATGACACTCAGTTTGAGGTGCATGGCATCAATGTGCTTGTCGATAAAGAAAGCTCCCTTATTTTAAAAGGGACAAAAATTGATTTTAAAGAGTCCCTAATGGGGGGCGGATTTACCATCGATAATCCGAATGCGATTGCTTCATGCGGATGCGGTTCATCTTTCAGAACAGCTACGAATACAGGTACACCTGAAGAGTGCTGA
- the yumC gene encoding ferredoxin--NADP reductase 2, with product MKEDTKVYDITIIGGGPVGLFTAFYGGMRQASVKIIESLPQLGGQLSALYPEKYIYDVAGFPKVRAQELVNNLKEQMAKFEPTVCLEQAVDTVEKQADGVFKLTTDQEVHYSKTIIITAGNGAFQPRKIELEEAASFEKANLHYFIDDLNQFAGQRVLICGGGDSAVDWALMLEPIAEKVTLVHRRDKFRAHEHSVENLNNSKVQVLTPFVPKELTGTANIEQVVLEEVKGERKEVIDVDSVIVNFGFVSSLGPIKNWGLEIEKNSIVVNSKMETNVEGIYAAGDICTYEGKVKLIASGFGEAPTAVNNAKAYMDPKARVQPLHSTSLFEK from the coding sequence GTGAAGGAAGACACAAAAGTATACGATATAACGATCATTGGCGGCGGACCTGTTGGTTTGTTCACAGCTTTTTACGGCGGCATGCGCCAGGCTTCAGTTAAAATCATTGAAAGTTTGCCGCAGCTCGGCGGTCAGCTTTCTGCCTTATATCCTGAAAAATACATATATGATGTTGCAGGATTTCCTAAAGTGCGCGCACAGGAGCTGGTAAACAATCTAAAAGAGCAAATGGCCAAGTTTGAGCCGACAGTATGTTTAGAGCAAGCGGTTGATACTGTTGAAAAACAGGCTGACGGCGTGTTTAAATTAACAACTGATCAAGAAGTTCACTATTCTAAAACGATTATCATTACTGCAGGAAACGGCGCGTTCCAGCCTCGTAAAATTGAACTTGAAGAAGCTGCTTCATTTGAAAAAGCAAATCTTCATTACTTCATTGATGATTTAAATCAATTTGCCGGCCAGAGAGTTCTTATTTGCGGAGGCGGAGATTCTGCTGTTGACTGGGCACTTATGCTCGAGCCAATTGCTGAAAAAGTAACACTTGTCCATAGAAGAGATAAGTTCCGTGCTCATGAGCATAGTGTTGAAAACCTGAATAACTCAAAAGTTCAAGTTCTCACTCCTTTCGTTCCAAAAGAATTAACAGGTACAGCTAATATTGAACAAGTAGTATTAGAAGAAGTGAAAGGCGAACGCAAAGAAGTCATTGATGTTGACTCTGTCATCGTCAATTTTGGATTTGTCTCATCACTTGGCCCAATCAAAAATTGGGGTCTTGAAATTGAGAAAAACTCAATTGTCGTTAACAGCAAGATGGAAACAAACGTTGAAGGCATCTATGCTGCAGGGGACATCTGCACATATGAAGGAAAAGTAAAACTGATCGCAAGCGGGTTTGGTGAAGCTCCAACTGCTGTTAATAATGCGAAAGCTTATATGGATCCAAAAGCAAGAGTTCAGCCGCTTCACAGCACGAGCTTGTTTGAAAAATAA
- a CDS encoding NAD(P)/FAD-dependent oxidoreductase codes for MIRLRKPKIVVLGAGYGGLMAVTRLQKMIGVNEADLTLINKNDYHYETTWLHEASAGTLHHDKARYQVKDVIDSSRVNFVKETVVSINKDEKKIVLSNGELEYDYLVISLGSHPETFGIKGLKEYAFGITNINAARQLREHIEYQFATYNTEEVKRDQRLAIVVGGAGFTGIEFLGELANRVPELCREYDVDHKKVRIICVEAAPTALPGFDPELVEYAVNHLERKGVEFKIGTAIKECVEDGIIVAKDDVMEEIKADTVVWAAGVRGNSIVEEAGFENMRGRVKVDSYLRAPGHEDVFIIGDCSLVINEEINRPYPPTAQIAMQQGITAAKNIAVAVRDQGEMEEFKPDIKGTVASLGEDDAVGMVFGKKVMGTKASFMKKMIDNRALLMVGGAGLVVKKGKFKFF; via the coding sequence GTGATTCGGTTGAGAAAGCCCAAAATAGTAGTTTTAGGTGCAGGTTACGGCGGATTAATGGCAGTTACACGTCTTCAAAAAATGATTGGTGTAAACGAAGCAGATCTTACACTGATTAACAAAAATGATTATCACTATGAAACAACATGGCTTCACGAAGCTTCAGCAGGTACATTGCATCATGATAAAGCAAGATACCAAGTGAAAGATGTTATTGATAGCAGCCGTGTAAATTTTGTGAAAGAAACAGTTGTTTCCATCAACAAAGATGAAAAGAAAATTGTTCTTTCAAATGGCGAGCTTGAGTATGACTACCTTGTGATTTCTCTTGGATCTCATCCAGAAACATTCGGAATCAAAGGCTTGAAAGAGTACGCTTTCGGTATTACAAACATCAATGCAGCACGTCAATTGCGCGAGCATATCGAATATCAATTCGCTACTTACAACACAGAAGAAGTAAAACGCGATCAGCGCCTTGCAATCGTTGTGGGCGGAGCTGGCTTCACTGGCATCGAGTTCCTTGGCGAGCTTGCTAACCGTGTTCCTGAGCTTTGCCGCGAGTACGATGTTGATCATAAGAAAGTACGCATCATCTGTGTAGAAGCTGCTCCAACAGCTCTTCCTGGATTTGATCCAGAGCTTGTAGAATACGCTGTAAACCACTTAGAGCGTAAAGGGGTAGAATTCAAAATCGGCACAGCCATTAAAGAATGTGTTGAAGACGGCATCATCGTTGCAAAAGATGACGTAATGGAAGAAATTAAAGCTGATACAGTTGTATGGGCAGCAGGTGTGCGCGGAAACAGCATCGTTGAAGAAGCTGGCTTTGAAAACATGCGCGGACGTGTAAAGGTAGATTCTTACTTAAGAGCTCCAGGCCATGAAGATGTTTTCATCATTGGCGACTGTTCTCTAGTAATCAACGAAGAAATCAACCGTCCATATCCTCCAACAGCTCAAATTGCTATGCAGCAAGGTATTACAGCAGCAAAAAACATTGCTGTGGCCGTTCGTGACCAGGGTGAAATGGAAGAATTCAAACCAGACATCAAAGGTACAGTTGCTTCACTTGGCGAAGATGACGCTGTAGGTATGGTATTTGGCAAGAAAGTAATGGGAACAAAAGCTTCATTCATGAAAAAAATGATTGATAACCGTGCTTTATTAATGGTTGGCGGAGCGGGATTAGTCGTTAAAAAAGGTAAATTTAAATTTTTCTAA
- a CDS encoding NUDIX domain-containing protein, giving the protein MANKRGNVWIAVSGVVENENGDWLVVKKKYGGLKGKWSFPAGFVNEGETLDEAIIREIHEETGIEAEVQGVIGIRSGVIQSTISDNMIIFKLKANSSQIIVQEEELFEAAFFPPDILKDDEDASLLLQSFAEEGFETMLYKIDALNPGDQFGYTSYHLFL; this is encoded by the coding sequence GTGGCTAATAAGCGGGGGAATGTATGGATTGCTGTATCTGGTGTAGTTGAAAATGAAAACGGGGACTGGCTTGTCGTGAAAAAGAAATACGGCGGTTTGAAAGGGAAGTGGTCTTTTCCAGCCGGATTCGTAAATGAAGGGGAAACGCTCGATGAGGCGATTATTCGGGAAATTCATGAGGAAACGGGAATTGAAGCTGAAGTGCAAGGTGTTATTGGTATCCGGTCAGGAGTCATTCAAAGTACAATCAGCGATAATATGATTATTTTTAAACTGAAGGCGAATTCTTCACAAATCATCGTACAGGAAGAAGAATTATTTGAAGCTGCCTTTTTCCCTCCCGATATTCTTAAGGACGACGAGGATGCATCCCTGCTGCTTCAGTCATTTGCAGAAGAAGGGTTTGAGACAATGCTTTATAAAATAGATGCCCTGAATCCTGGGGATCAGTTTGGATACACATCATATCATTTATTTTTATAA
- a CDS encoding YuiA family protein, whose translation MNASAIEKKECPYCSGNGYFQLLLGGSETCDCCNGTGKKSS comes from the coding sequence ATGAATGCATCTGCTATTGAAAAGAAAGAATGTCCATATTGTTCGGGTAATGGTTATTTTCAATTGCTTCTTGGCGGTTCGGAAACGTGCGATTGCTGCAATGGAACAGGAAAGAAGTCTTCATAA
- a CDS encoding YuiB family protein, producing MLLFFVLFFGIGFLLNMLLRMSWIMAIIYPIVCILIVDNVRVTQYFTSPGPSFSTLGERILSLALADILILVCGFIGAIVSGIVINMLRKRGYQMF from the coding sequence ATGCTTTTATTCTTTGTTTTATTTTTTGGAATCGGTTTCTTGCTGAATATGCTGCTTCGCATGTCTTGGATCATGGCAATTATCTATCCGATTGTTTGTATATTGATTGTAGATAATGTGAGAGTCACTCAATACTTTACCTCACCTGGACCATCTTTTTCAACTTTAGGAGAGCGTATTCTATCTTTGGCTTTGGCAGATATTCTAATACTGGTCTGCGGTTTTATCGGAGCGATTGTGTCCGGAATTGTTATTAACATGCTCCGCAAAAGAGGCTATCAAATGTTTTAA
- a CDS encoding 3D domain-containing protein produces the protein MDRTKTWSRRLLMTLLLLVALGTTLKAFSGVEAKNLSDINGWSKGILESENHPYKLTGLIPKSLHNEKTVATAISSSGSSLNQMSLENEMNWSQYPKKEVTATGYTAGYESTGKNPEHPEYGITYSGVKVKRDLYSTIAADLSVFPIGTILFIPGYGFGVVADKGGAIKGNELDLYYDTVEEVFQSWGKKTLDIYIVQKGNGRLTENELTKLNEAKSMQAFRQKYMKPKTKS, from the coding sequence ATGGATAGGACAAAAACCTGGTCAAGGCGTCTATTAATGACACTATTACTGCTAGTAGCGCTCGGTACCACTTTAAAAGCTTTTTCAGGTGTGGAGGCAAAGAATCTGTCTGATATAAATGGGTGGAGCAAAGGCATCTTGGAAAGTGAAAACCATCCGTATAAGCTGACAGGCCTTATCCCAAAATCTCTGCACAATGAAAAAACTGTCGCAACTGCTATTTCGTCAAGCGGAAGTTCTTTAAACCAAATGTCGCTTGAAAATGAAATGAACTGGTCGCAATATCCGAAAAAAGAAGTAACAGCAACCGGATACACGGCAGGCTATGAATCCACAGGCAAAAATCCTGAACATCCCGAATATGGCATTACGTATTCTGGTGTGAAAGTAAAAAGAGATTTGTATTCAACTATAGCAGCTGATTTAAGTGTGTTTCCGATAGGAACCATTCTTTTTATTCCGGGTTACGGTTTTGGTGTTGTAGCAGACAAGGGCGGAGCGATTAAGGGGAATGAACTGGATCTTTATTACGATACTGTTGAAGAAGTATTTCAATCCTGGGGCAAAAAAACGTTAGACATATATATCGTTCAAAAAGGAAACGGACGATTAACTGAAAATGAACTGACGAAATTGAATGAAGCTAAGTCTATGCAGGCATTTCGTCAAAAATACATGAAGCCGAAAACAAAAAGTTAA
- a CDS encoding cobalamin-binding protein, whose protein sequence is MRLISICPSNTELAAYLGLTDDLIAVDDYSDWPKLVNDLPRLGPDLSINMDLVEQLQPDLVLASLSVPGMEKNVEELIKRNIPHLVLNPQSFEDIGNDLMAVGIAAGKEKEAKAVVSRYYGILKDYKEKASKLDYRPSVYFEWWPNPIFTPGQVNWLTEMCELAGGRNSFRDVELASVQTSWDDILRRNPDHICLAWVGVKQSRMKVQHVLKRESAENLTAVRENRIHLLEEQLYCRPSPRLLNGLAKLAVILHPEHFPQPEETDYLTSNT, encoded by the coding sequence TTGCGGCTTATATCCATCTGTCCAAGCAACACAGAGCTTGCCGCCTATTTAGGACTGACTGACGATCTCATCGCAGTCGACGATTATTCAGACTGGCCGAAACTAGTGAATGATCTGCCGCGTCTTGGACCTGACTTATCCATTAATATGGATCTGGTAGAACAACTGCAGCCTGACCTTGTTCTAGCTTCATTGAGTGTACCGGGTATGGAAAAAAACGTTGAAGAGCTTATTAAAAGGAATATTCCTCACCTTGTATTAAATCCCCAATCTTTTGAGGATATAGGAAACGATCTTATGGCCGTAGGTATAGCAGCAGGTAAAGAAAAAGAAGCCAAGGCAGTTGTCTCCCGCTATTATGGGATTTTAAAGGATTATAAAGAAAAAGCATCAAAACTGGATTACCGTCCTTCTGTTTATTTTGAATGGTGGCCTAATCCAATTTTCACACCTGGTCAAGTAAACTGGCTGACTGAAATGTGTGAATTGGCAGGAGGGCGCAATAGTTTCCGTGATGTGGAGCTTGCGAGTGTCCAAACCAGCTGGGATGACATTCTCCGCAGAAATCCTGATCATATTTGTCTTGCATGGGTCGGCGTTAAGCAAAGCAGAATGAAAGTCCAGCATGTTCTGAAGCGTGAATCGGCAGAAAACCTTACAGCAGTAAGGGAAAATCGGATTCACCTTCTTGAGGAACAGCTTTATTGCAGACCATCACCCAGGCTTTTAAACGGGCTTGCGAAACTTGCTGTCATCCTTCATCCGGAACACTTTCCGCAGCCTGAAGAGACAGATTACTTAACTTCTAATACATAG
- a CDS encoding divergent PAP2 family protein, which produces MEILLNFPLLASLAAIFFAQFVKVPITYIATRKIDWSLILSTGGMPSSHSAAVTALATGVALDNGLASSLFAVSAVFAIITMFDATGVRRHAGEQATVLNKLVTDFNTFVGEAKAWPQQEEKEKQKKLKELLGHQPIEVFFGGLTGILLALFLHYLFIK; this is translated from the coding sequence ATGGAGATACTGCTTAATTTCCCGCTATTAGCTTCCTTGGCAGCCATTTTCTTTGCACAATTTGTAAAAGTGCCGATTACGTATATTGCGACTCGGAAAATTGACTGGTCTCTTATTTTAAGCACCGGGGGAATGCCCAGTTCCCACTCTGCGGCTGTTACGGCACTTGCAACAGGAGTTGCTCTCGATAACGGGCTCGCCTCTTCCCTTTTTGCTGTTTCAGCGGTTTTTGCTATCATTACAATGTTTGATGCCACTGGAGTAAGAAGACACGCCGGAGAGCAGGCAACAGTTCTTAATAAACTTGTAACAGACTTTAATACATTTGTCGGCGAGGCAAAGGCATGGCCGCAGCAAGAAGAAAAAGAAAAGCAAAAGAAATTGAAAGAACTTCTGGGACATCAGCCTATTGAAGTATTCTTCGGAGGATTAACAGGAATATTATTGGCCTTGTTCCTGCACTATTTATTCATTAAGTAA
- a CDS encoding DUF309 domain-containing protein: protein MEYYQFFIHFNEGDYYTCHDLLELIWLTEKDNLFLKGLLQMTVAIYHYEYGNIKGARLMMQAGHSYIQSYRPFHWGVDLEKVNAFIEECLVIIPAGIQSVSFEKAGQLPKLPALFLYLEEEPGKPNY, encoded by the coding sequence ATGGAATATTATCAGTTTTTTATCCATTTTAATGAAGGCGATTATTATACATGCCATGATTTGCTTGAATTAATCTGGCTGACGGAGAAGGATAACTTATTTCTAAAAGGCCTGCTGCAAATGACAGTTGCTATTTATCATTACGAATATGGCAATATTAAAGGAGCAAGGCTCATGATGCAAGCCGGACACTCTTACATACAGTCTTACCGCCCATTCCATTGGGGAGTGGACCTTGAAAAAGTAAATGCATTCATTGAAGAATGTCTGGTTATCATTCCTGCCGGCATTCAGTCGGTTTCTTTTGAAAAAGCCGGGCAGCTGCCTAAATTGCCGGCTCTTTTTCTATACCTTGAAGAAGAGCCGGGAAAACCTAACTATTAA
- a CDS encoding leucyl aminopeptidase, with the protein MFHIQSSIKWNEETIIFGLFQKTSSLEGHLAELDQKLEGHFSLLVKEGDISAKKKEISKVHTLGKIGAKRIYFTGLGKEKEYDFDAARESFAKLFKTMQKAKIQSFSIVLDTFTSEHVQVNEAAHALAEVLPLSTYKIQDYKQKSNEPERNINQVTIISNEDEAEIRSSLAVGSAFGEGTNSARTLVNMPGNILTATELAKYSVDIAKKYGFEYEVLEKEDMEKLGMGALLAVNKGSDEPPKMIVLKYQGKEEWTDVIGLVGKGITFDTGGYSIKPKDGIVGMKSDMGGAAAVLGAMEIIGKLKPEQNVLAVIPSTDNMISGNAFKPDDVIVSLSGKTIEVLNTDAEGRLVLADGITYAKHHGANYLVDVATLTGGVIIALGTHTTGAMTNNESLFEQVLEASHECGEPIWRLPITKKDIDKVRGSKMADLNNSPGREGHAIMAGTFIGEFAEGTPWVHLDIAGTGTSSNADDLGPSGGTGVMARTLAAFVERFEV; encoded by the coding sequence ATGTTTCATATTCAATCATCAATTAAATGGAACGAAGAAACAATCATTTTTGGATTGTTTCAAAAGACAAGCTCGTTAGAAGGCCATTTAGCTGAGCTTGACCAAAAGCTTGAAGGTCATTTTTCACTGCTTGTAAAAGAGGGGGATATTTCTGCCAAAAAGAAAGAAATCTCGAAAGTGCATACTCTTGGTAAAATCGGCGCAAAACGAATTTATTTTACTGGCCTTGGCAAAGAAAAGGAATATGATTTTGATGCTGCCAGAGAGTCTTTTGCGAAGCTGTTCAAGACGATGCAAAAAGCTAAAATTCAATCTTTTTCAATCGTTCTTGATACATTCACAAGTGAACATGTTCAGGTAAATGAAGCTGCTCACGCATTAGCAGAAGTTCTTCCGCTTTCTACTTATAAAATACAGGACTATAAACAAAAATCAAATGAGCCAGAACGAAACATCAACCAAGTTACGATCATCTCAAATGAAGATGAAGCCGAAATACGTTCAAGTCTTGCAGTTGGATCTGCATTCGGAGAAGGAACAAACTCTGCAAGAACGCTTGTCAACATGCCCGGTAATATTTTAACGGCAACGGAACTTGCTAAATACTCTGTTGATATCGCTAAAAAATACGGTTTTGAATATGAAGTGCTTGAAAAAGAAGATATGGAGAAGCTTGGAATGGGTGCTCTCCTTGCTGTGAACAAGGGATCTGATGAGCCGCCGAAAATGATTGTTCTTAAATACCAGGGAAAAGAAGAATGGACAGATGTGATTGGTCTGGTTGGAAAAGGCATTACCTTTGATACTGGAGGTTACTCAATTAAGCCGAAAGACGGCATCGTCGGCATGAAATCAGATATGGGCGGAGCAGCAGCTGTTTTAGGAGCGATGGAGATCATTGGAAAACTGAAGCCTGAACAAAACGTACTCGCTGTCATTCCATCAACTGACAACATGATCAGCGGCAATGCTTTCAAGCCTGATGATGTCATCGTTTCACTGAGCGGAAAAACGATTGAAGTGCTCAATACAGACGCAGAGGGCAGATTAGTCCTTGCTGACGGCATCACATATGCCAAGCATCATGGCGCAAATTACTTAGTAGATGTTGCGACATTAACAGGCGGAGTCATCATTGCCCTTGGAACACATACAACAGGTGCGATGACAAATAATGAATCATTATTTGAGCAAGTATTAGAGGCATCCCATGAATGCGGGGAGCCAATCTGGAGATTGCCGATTACAAAAAAAGACATTGATAAAGTTCGCGGCAGTAAAATGGCGGATCTGAATAATTCCCCTGGACGTGAAGGCCATGCCATCATGGCGGGGACATTTATTGGAGAATTTGCAGAAGGTACGCCATGGGTGCATTTAGATATCGCAGGAACAGGGACATCTTCCAATGCAGATGATCTTGGACCTTCTGGCGGCACTGGTGTCATGGCTCGGACGCTTGCCGCTTTTGTAGAACGATTTGAGGTTTAA
- a CDS encoding Na+/H+ antiporter family protein encodes MNAVILAVLVMLVLSLLRVNVVFSLVAGALVGGLTGGLDLKATIETFTGGLGGNATVALSYALLGAFAVALSKTGLPDAMVEAAIKLVGKEGEERRKSLSKVLIIIIILIISIFSQNVVPVHIAFIPVLIPPLLKVLNQLQLDRRLIAVVISFGLITPYMLLPVGFGAIFHGILQENMAAGGLSVSLKDIPEAMLIPSAGMVVGLILAFFTYRKKRSYETKEIAGHAPAVYTKKSVSFAILAIIVSLSVQLFLSQKLEVEGMIFGALAGIIVLYATGSMKWNEADQLLTTGMKMMAFIGFVMLASSGFAAVMQETGHIDTLVKTSAELIGGNQSIAALLMLLVGLLVTIGIGSSFSTVPIIATLFVPLCLELGFSPMATIALIGTAGALGDAGSPASDSTLGPTSGLNADGEHDHIWDTCVPTFLHYNIPLVIFGWIAAIVL; translated from the coding sequence ATGAATGCAGTTATTTTGGCTGTTTTGGTCATGCTTGTTTTAAGTTTGCTTCGGGTAAATGTTGTATTTTCCTTAGTGGCAGGCGCACTTGTTGGAGGTTTAACAGGCGGACTCGATTTAAAAGCGACAATTGAAACATTTACAGGAGGTCTTGGCGGGAACGCCACTGTTGCCCTGAGTTATGCTCTTCTTGGCGCTTTTGCAGTTGCTCTGTCAAAAACTGGATTGCCTGATGCAATGGTAGAAGCAGCTATTAAGCTAGTTGGTAAAGAAGGAGAAGAGAGAAGGAAATCTCTTTCAAAAGTACTTATTATTATAATTATATTGATTATTTCTATTTTTTCTCAAAATGTTGTACCTGTTCATATCGCATTTATACCTGTCTTAATTCCGCCTTTATTAAAGGTATTAAATCAATTACAGTTGGACCGCCGTTTAATCGCTGTTGTCATTTCATTTGGTTTAATTACACCTTATATGCTGTTGCCGGTCGGATTCGGTGCGATTTTCCATGGCATTCTTCAAGAAAATATGGCAGCTGGCGGCTTGTCTGTAAGTCTTAAGGATATTCCGGAGGCGATGCTGATTCCTTCAGCAGGTATGGTTGTCGGACTAATTCTGGCGTTTTTTACGTACAGAAAGAAACGTTCATATGAGACAAAAGAAATAGCTGGACATGCACCAGCTGTTTATACGAAAAAAAGTGTTTCTTTTGCAATACTTGCTATTATCGTTTCATTAAGTGTTCAATTATTCCTTTCGCAGAAACTGGAAGTAGAAGGAATGATTTTCGGAGCTCTGGCGGGAATTATTGTTCTCTATGCAACAGGATCAATGAAATGGAATGAAGCGGATCAGCTTTTGACTACCGGGATGAAAATGATGGCGTTCATTGGATTTGTTATGCTTGCATCTTCCGGCTTTGCAGCTGTCATGCAAGAAACAGGTCATATTGATACATTGGTTAAAACTTCTGCTGAATTAATTGGCGGAAATCAGTCTATCGCAGCTCTTTTAATGCTGCTTGTTGGTCTGCTTGTTACGATAGGAATCGGTTCATCCTTCTCAACGGTGCCAATCATTGCGACTCTTTTTGTACCGCTTTGCCTTGAGCTGGGTTTTAGCCCTATGGCAACCATTGCACTCATAGGTACTGCCGGAGCGCTCGGTGATGCAGGTTCACCTGCATCTGACAGCACACTTGGACCAACGTCAGGTTTAAATGCTGACGGAGAGCATGATCATATTTGGGATACATGTGTGCCAACATTCCTGCATTATAACATTCCATTGGTTATTTTCGGATGGATCGCGGCAATTGTCCTATAA
- a CDS encoding DUF6241 domain-containing protein, with the protein MKWMKQHKFLTGAIVLLLCCTGVIFYIFTEMMHTPVQSTEQVNKTINESSEKLAEIDLSNNPFPVGGATITEDQIQKYLHGMSHQKVEAKDKWNHFEITEERILYLIKQIESDKEAFENSDLYLDILSRWLENDYAEADRDHNAIWSLQGGTIGKATGVLSKDEELKYLEENKAEIK; encoded by the coding sequence ATGAAATGGATGAAACAGCATAAGTTTCTCACGGGTGCAATTGTATTATTGCTATGCTGTACGGGTGTTATTTTTTATATTTTTACTGAAATGATGCATACGCCTGTACAAAGTACAGAACAAGTAAATAAGACAATTAATGAAAGTTCGGAGAAGCTTGCTGAAATTGATTTAAGCAACAATCCATTTCCAGTAGGCGGAGCTACGATTACAGAAGATCAAATACAGAAATATCTGCACGGGATGTCTCACCAAAAAGTGGAGGCCAAAGATAAGTGGAATCACTTTGAAATCACGGAAGAGAGAATTCTTTATTTAATCAAACAAATTGAAAGCGACAAAGAAGCCTTTGAAAACTCGGATTTATATTTGGACATCCTCAGCAGATGGCTTGAAAATGATTATGCAGAAGCTGACAGGGACCACAATGCTATTTGGAGCCTTCAGGGAGGTACAATAGGCAAAGCAACTGGCGTGCTGTCCAAAGACGAAGAATTAAAATATCTTGAAGAAAATAAGGCTGAGATTAAATAA